The Dokdonia donghaensis DSW-1 DNA window AAGATAAACGCTTAGTATACGTTTGTCAGTGACTTAGGTTACATAGCAAGGCTTTTAAAACAAAAAAAAAGTGACTGTTTGTACAGTCACTTTTTTCTTCACTAATTTAAAATAATAAGCCTTAATTATAATGAGGCAAATTATGCGTTATGGTGCTACCGTTTCTCCTGTCCAGGCCACCATTCCACCCGTAAGATTGTATGTGCTTTGCACACCCATATTATCAAGTATTTGACACGCTTGCCCGCTACGATTACCGCTCCTGCAATAGATATAGTAATTTTTTGAGGTGTCAAGCTCTTTTATAGAAGCCATAAACGAGGGCTGGTCTAAAAAATCAATCATTTGAGCATTAGCCTGTATCCCTTCTGCGCACTCTCCAGGAGTTCTTACATCTAAAATTACAGCCTGACTGTCATTTGCAATGAGTTCTTGCCATTCGGCTTGATTTATATTTTTCATTTTAAAAGTTTTATAATGTTGTAGGGCACACAAAATCTGTAACAGGTACACCAGCTTCTTTTATGGCTTTAAAACCACCTTGTACATCTATAAGATTGTGTATGCCTCTGCTTTTTAAAATAGATGCAGCAATCATACTTCTATATCCTCCAGCACAGTGTACATAAAAAGTGTCGTTTTCTGGAAACTCTGCAAGGTGATTATTTAAGAAATCTAGAGGAGTAAGGTGAGCGTCTTTTACACGCTCAGATAAATACTCACTCTCTTTACGTACATCGTATACCGGTTTTTTAGATTTTTCAAGATTAGACTTAAACTGGGCAGCTGTTATAGAGCTTACAGTATCATACTCAAGAGCTTCCTTTTTCCAGGCATCAAAACTACCTTTGAGATATCCCAGTGCGTTGTCAAAACCTACACGTGATAATCGTGTCACTGTCTCTTCTTCCTTACCAGGTTCTGTCACTAGTAATATAGGTTGCTTTACATCTGCAATAAGAGCTCCTACCCACGGAGCAAAACCTCCCTTGAGACCTATAAAAATAGACCTAGGTATGTGACCCTTTGCAAACTCATCTTGATGACGTACATCTAGTACAATAGCACCCGTCTCATTTGCAGCAGCCTCAAAAGCTTGTGGTGATAAGGCTTGTGTACCTCTTTTTAAAACATCTTGAATGTCTTCATAACCTTCTTTGTTCATTTTTACATTGAGCGGAAAATACTGAGGTGGCGGTAACAGTCCATCTATAACTTCATTTATAAACTCTTCCTTAGTCATATCTGCTCTCAAGGCATAGTTCATTTGCTTTTGGTTCCCTAGAGTGTCTACGGTTTCCTTCATCATATTTTTACCACAGGCAGATCCCGCACCGTGTGCTGGATATACTATTACATCATCTGCAAGGGGCATTATTTTAGTGCGTAAGCTGTCATATAAGAAACCTGCAAGGTCACGCTCTGTGAGTTCTCCCATTTTTTGAGCAAGATCTGGTCTTCCTACATCTCCTAGAAATAAAGTATCACCACTGAAAATTGCGTGGTCTTTACCATCTTTATCTTTAAGAAGGTAAGTTGTACTTTCCATCGTGTGTCCTGGTGTGTGTAATGCTATAATAGTTACATCACCTAGCTTGAACTCTTGCCCATCATTTGCAATGGTCGCTTCAAAAGAGGGGTTTGCATTAGGCCCATATATAATAGGAGCGCCCGTATCTTTGGCTAGTGTTACGTGACCGCTCACAAAATCTGCGTGAAAGTGAGTTTCAAAAATATACTTGATTTTTGCTTCATCAAGTTTTGCTCTATCAAGATAAGGTTTTACCTCTCTTAAAGGGTCAATTATAGCAACTTCCCCTTTGCTTTCTATATAATAGGCACCTTGTGCTAAGCATCCTGTGTAGATTTGTTCAATTTTCATACTTTCCATTTTTTTATACGCTTTCGCGAAAGCATTATATCATACATTTTAACTCGTTATTTGGTCTCATCATATTATTTGTTTACAAAGAACTCCATATAAAAGATAAAAATGGCCATTGCAAAAATAAAGTAACCAAAACCTTTTTTGAGCTTCTGTCCATCTATAAAATTACTTAAATAACTGCCTATAAAAATTCCCAAAAGAGAGATTAATGTAAAAATGGAGAGAAATACCCAATCTACATCCATCGTTAAAGCATCACCTAAAAAGAAGCCCATAAGAGATTTAAATGCTATAATTATGAGTGAAGTTCCTACGGCTACTTTCATTTTTATGTTTGCAAGTATTACTAGGGCGGGTATGATTAAAAAACCACCACCGGCACCTATCATACCAGTAATACTACCTACTAGTAATCCTTCTACTAAGATAAGAGAGTAGTTGTAAGAAACCTTGCCATCATTCTTTTCTGGACACTCTTTACGCTTTTTGAGCATTGAGAAAGCGGCTGGTATCATTAGTATTGCAAAGAGGCCAAACATTGCCATCCTGCGTGTAAAATCAAAATCACTTATGGTAAATAAAACGTCTGGTAAAGCTGGCACTACATAATGTCTTACCATTGTAACTCCCACAATAGCCGGAATACCAAATACTACCGCAGTACGCCAGTCTACATATCCTTTAAGATGCTGTTTAAGCCCGCCTACGAGCGCACTAGCACCTACAATAAATAAAGAGTATGCAGTTGCTACTTTTTCATTTACAGAAAACAAATATGCAAGTACAGGTACCGCAAGTATGGAGCCACCACCACCTATGAGACCTAAGGAAATGCCTATAATGAGTGCACTTATATATCCTAATACTTCTAAAACTTCCATAATGAAACTTTGTGTTTTACAACAAATGTATTCTGATATAAAACTACTGGCAGTAACAAAGGTTACATAGCTAGTCTAAATTTATGATTTCTATATAATTTCTATGTAATTCTATTTTACCTAATTTTTCTAATTTCTTGAGGAGCCTGGATATAACTACTCTCGAGCTGTGTAGCTCACCTGCAATCTCTTGGTGTGTGTTGCGTATGCTGTTATCTTCATTAATTCTAGACTTATTTTTAAGGTATTCTAGAAGCCGCTGGTC harbors:
- a CDS encoding rhodanese-like domain-containing protein translates to MKNINQAEWQELIANDSQAVILDVRTPGECAEGIQANAQMIDFLDQPSFMASIKELDTSKNYYIYCRSGNRSGQACQILDNMGVQSTYNLTGGMVAWTGETVAP
- a CDS encoding MBL fold metallo-hydrolase, encoding MKIEQIYTGCLAQGAYYIESKGEVAIIDPLREVKPYLDRAKLDEAKIKYIFETHFHADFVSGHVTLAKDTGAPIIYGPNANPSFEATIANDGQEFKLGDVTIIALHTPGHTMESTTYLLKDKDGKDHAIFSGDTLFLGDVGRPDLAQKMGELTERDLAGFLYDSLRTKIMPLADDVIVYPAHGAGSACGKNMMKETVDTLGNQKQMNYALRADMTKEEFINEVIDGLLPPPQYFPLNVKMNKEGYEDIQDVLKRGTQALSPQAFEAAANETGAIVLDVRHQDEFAKGHIPRSIFIGLKGGFAPWVGALIADVKQPILLVTEPGKEEETVTRLSRVGFDNALGYLKGSFDAWKKEALEYDTVSSITAAQFKSNLEKSKKPVYDVRKESEYLSERVKDAHLTPLDFLNNHLAEFPENDTFYVHCAGGYRSMIAASILKSRGIHNLIDVQGGFKAIKEAGVPVTDFVCPTTL
- a CDS encoding sulfite exporter TauE/SafE family protein; translation: MEVLEVLGYISALIIGISLGLIGGGGSILAVPVLAYLFSVNEKVATAYSLFIVGASALVGGLKQHLKGYVDWRTAVVFGIPAIVGVTMVRHYVVPALPDVLFTISDFDFTRRMAMFGLFAILMIPAAFSMLKKRKECPEKNDGKVSYNYSLILVEGLLVGSITGMIGAGGGFLIIPALVILANIKMKVAVGTSLIIIAFKSLMGFFLGDALTMDVDWVFLSIFTLISLLGIFIGSYLSNFIDGQKLKKGFGYFIFAMAIFIFYMEFFVNK